Below is a window of Variovorax sp. TBS-050B DNA.
CCGATGGCCTTCGGCGAGGTGTTCACCGCGCTCGAGACCCGCACCATCGACGGCCAGGAGAACCCCTTCGTGACCATCGAGACCTCGAAGTTCAGCGAAGTGCAGAAGTACCTGAGCGTCACGCGCCATGCGTACACGCCGTTCCTGATCCTCTACAGCAAGAAGCTCTGGGACCAGCTCAACCCGCAGGAGCAGGCCGTGCTGCGCGAGGCCGCGAAGGAGGGCCAGAAGGTCCAGCGCGAAGCCAACCGCGCGCTCAACGAGAAGTCGCTCGCCAACCTGCGCAAGACCATGACGGTCAACGAGGTCTCGGCCGCCGAGCAGAAGCGCATGCTCGAGAAGGTCAAGCCGGTGTACGACAAGAACGTGCCGACCATCGGCGCGGAAGCCGTGGGCGTGGTGACCGAAGCGCTGAAGAAGGCCCGCGGAGGCTGACGAGGCCCCGGCATGCGCTGAGCCTTTGCAGGAGCCGCGCGGCGCGAGCCGCCGCGGCTCTTTTTCTTTTCCGGAATCCTTTCATGAAAATCACCCAAGTCGAAACCATACGGCTCGGCGAGTTTCCCAACATCCTCTGGGTCCGCCTGCACACCGACGAAGGCCTGGTCGGCCTCGGCGAGACCTTCATGGGCGCCGAGGCGGTCGAGGCCTACCTGCACGAATGGGCCGCGCAGAAGCTGCTCGGCGCCGATCCGCTGCAGATCGAGGCGCGCAACCGCGACATCACGGGCTATCTCGGATGGCGCGGATCTGGCGTGGAGACGCGTGGCAACTCGGCCGTCGACATCGCGCTGTGGGACCTGTTCGGCAAGGCCGCGAACATGCCGGTGCACACCGCGCTCGGCGGCAAGAGCCGCGACGCGATCCGCATCTACAACACCTGTGCCGGCTACCAGTACATCCGCAGCGCCGCCAACCAGACCAGTTCCAACTGGGGGCTCGCGAACAACAACGGCCCCTACGAGGACCTGCAGGGCTTCCTGCACCATGCCGACGAGCTGGCCGAGTCGCTGCTCTCCGAAGGCATCACGGCGATGAAGATCTGGCCATTCGATCCCGCGGCCGAGAAGAGCCACGGCCAGTACATCAGCAACGCCGACCTCGACACGGCCCTCGAACCCTTCCGCAAGATCCGCAAGGCCGTGGGCGGCAGGATGGACATCATGGTCGAGTTCCACAGCCTCTGGCGGCTGCCGATGGCGCAGAAGATCGCGCGTGCGCTCCAGGAGTTCGACACCTTCTGGCACGAGGACGCGATCCGCATGGACAGCCTCGACCTGCTCAAGCAGTATGCGAAGGACTGCCAGGCGCTCGTCTGCGCGAGCGAGACGCTGAGCTACAAGTGGGGCTTCAAGGACTACCTGCAGACCGGCGTCGCCGGCGTCGCGATGCTCGACCTGAGCTGGTGCGGCGGCCTGACCGAGGCGCGCAAGATCGCCGCCATGGCCGACGCCTGGCAGCTGCCCGTGGCACCGCACGACTGCACCGGCCCGGTGGTCTGGGCCGCGTCCACCCACCTGAGCCTGCATGCGCCCAATGCGCTGATCCAGGAGAGCGTGCGCGCCTTCTTCACCGGCTGGTACAAGGAGCTGGTCACCGAACTGCCGAAGGTGGAGAACGGCATGATCAGCCTCAACGACAAGCCCGGCCTGGGGCTCGAGCTGCTGCCCGACCTGCACAAGCGGGCGGATGCGATGGTGCGTGTTTCCAAGGTCTGAAAGTTGGAGCGGACAGCCGGACGCAGAAGTCGAAAAAATCTCGCAGAAGCCGCAAAGGAACGATCAGAAAAGAACCAGTTTTGCTTCTGCGACTTCTGCGCGCTTTTGTCTCTCTTCTGCGTTCGGCTGCCCGATCCCGCATTCAGTCCGTCCGCAGCCGCAGCAGCGCCCGCACGAAGCCGTGGTCCGAGCGTGACCGGTCGCGGCCTTCGTGCAGGTGGTCGTTGAAGTAGTCGACCCGGCGCACGTCGCCCAGGCTGTTGCGGCTCGTCGCCACGAACTCCTCGCTCACGAAGATCTGATCGAGCACGGCCGGGAACCCCTGGTGGATGTGCGAATAGGCCACATCCTTCTTGAGCGCCGACTCGCCCTGCATCTCGTAGGCGTTGAACAGCGCCACGTCGCGCGCGGCCTTGTCGTAGGCCACCTCCGAAGTCGCCGCCACCAGCTGCGTGGTGACGCTGTGCGGATCGTCGTTGAAGTCGCCCATCACCACCAGCGGATCGCGGGTGCGTTCGAGCAGGTCGATCACGATGCAGCGCAGCGCGGCCGCCTCGGCGCCGCGCATCAGCAGCGAGCGCAGCGACGCCATCACGCCGACCTTGCGGTCGTCGCGGTCCTCGAGCGGCCGGCCCTCTGCATCGAGCAGGAACTTCGGCCGCTTGGACTTGAGATGCACCGTCAGCACATGCACCTGCTGCCCGTGCTTCATGCGCACCGTGACGAGGAACGGCGGCCGCTCGAAGCGCGCGTGCACCCCGAGGCCCGGCACCTCGACCGCAAAGCCGGGCGGAAAGTCCACGAAGGACTGCGCATGCTCGACGTGCAGCCGCGTCGCGATGCCGACCCGCGGCGTGCCCTGCGCGCCCGCGAGCGGCGGCGTGTTCTCCGCGCCCGGCACCGAGACGAAGTCGTAGCGCAGACCGCTGCGCGCGATCGCGGCCTTGAGCGCGCTTTCGTCCCAGACCTCCTGCACCGCGAGCACGTCGGCATTCAGCGCGCGGAAGCGCTCGCCGGTCCACTCGACCTTGCGCTCGTAGTCGCGCGCGTCGTAGGGGTCCTGGTTCTCGTAGTACACGCGGTGCGGGTTGGCGAGGTTCAGCAGGTTGCAGGTGGCGACGAAGAGGGTGGCGTAGTTGGGCGGGATATAGGGCATGGGGCGGATTGTGGCCGGGCCCGTCCGGGCGCGGACGGAAACACGATCTGCGCAGATTTGTGCCGCAGCTGACAAAACGGCTCGGAAATGTGTTGGATTTGCGCGTGTCTCGATGGGACACGTGCAGTCGTGAAAGGAGAATCCAGCATCGAATTCTTTTGCCGATGGGAGGAAATCTGATGAAGTTTCGATCGACCTGCGCGGTGCTGCTCGCGGCCGCCCTGCTCGCGGCCTGCCAGTCCGCCCCGCTGTACGAGCCCGGGCGGCGCGCGCTGATCGCGGCCGAAGAGGACGAGGAACGCACCGAGGTCGGCCAGCCGGTGCCGGGCACCGCGTTCGCCAAGCTCCGGCCGAGCATGAGCTACGCCGAGGTGATCCGCATCGCGGGCAAGCCGAACGCCGAGACGGTCAGGAACACCGGCAAGGCCTGGATCCCGACCTACAACGGAACCGACCGCTGGCGCCACTACCTCGCCTACAAGGGCCAGGGCGTGCTGGTCTTCGCGGGCGCCGCAGGCGGCGAGATCGCCGAGATCTCGCGCACCCGGGCCTACACGCCCGACGTGCTGATCCAGATCGTGCACAACCCGGCTGACAGCGGGAAGCTCTGAAGCGCGCCGCCGCAGCGCTGACTCGCGAAGAGGCCGCGGCTAAAAAGAACAAAGGGCACCGAGGTGCCCTTTTGTTTTATGGCCAGCGCGGACGGTTCGTCCGCACTTGACTTCAGCGACCGAACGAACGACCGCCGCCGCCCGAGCGGCCGCCGCCGCCATAGCCACCGCCGCCACCACCCGAGCGGCCACCGCCACCCGAGCGATTGCCGCCGTAGCCACCGCCGCCCGAACGGCCGCCGCGTCCGCGGCCGCCGCCCATGTGGTCGACGCTGGTGCGCAGCGGATCGGGCTGGCCTGCGCCGCCCGCGACCGCTTCGGCGCGCAGATGCGCCACCTGGTTGGCCTGCGTCGGGCTGTGGCTGTTGCCGTGGTGGCGCGGCTGGCGCTCCTCGTGCGGCAGGTGGCCCTGCGGCGCATGCTGATGCGGTGCGTGGTGCGGCGTGCGGGCCGGACCCTGCGGACCGCGGCCCTGGGCCGGGCGCGGGCCCTGGCCGCGCGGACCCTGGCCCTGTGCCTGACCGCCTGCGTTGGCATTGCGGCCTTGCTGGCCGCCGCCCCCGCGGCGCTGGCCACCGCCATTGCCGCCGCCACCCTGGCCGGCCTTGTTCTCGCGCATGCGCTGCAGCATCTCGGTGCGCGCGGCCTTCGCGGCCGCCTGCATCACTTCGCGGCTCGGCGGACGACCGGCACCGCCCCAGATCGTCTGGCGACCCATGGCGATTGGTTCGGCGCGCTCGCCTTCTTCAGGACCGAAGCCTTCGATGAACTGCACGGGGATCGTCTGCTTGGTGAAGCGCTCGATCTCCTGCATGAAGCCTTCCTCGTCCATGCAGACGAAGCTCACGGCCTCGCCGCTCGAGCCGGCGCGGCCGGTGCGGCCGATGCGGTGCACGTAGTCTTCGCTGACGTTGGGGATCTCGTAGTTCACCACGTGCGGCAGCTCGTCGATGTCGATGCCGCGGGCCGCGATGTCGGTGGCCACGAGCGCGCGGATCTCGCCGCTCTTGAAGCCGGCCAGCGCCTGCGTGCGCGCGCTCTGGCTCTTGTTGCCGTGCAGCGCCATCGCCTCGATGCCGTTCTTGGTCAGGAACTCGGCCACGCTGTTGGCGCCGAACTTGGTGCGCGTGAACACGAGCACCTGGCTCCACTTGTTCTCGTTGATGATGTGCGCGAGCAGCGCCTTCTTCTTGCCGCGGCCCACCGGATGGATCACCTGCGTGATGCGCTGCACGGTGGTGTTGCGCGGCGTGACCTGGATGCTCTGCGGGTTCCTGAGCAGCGTGGCCGCGAGATCGCGGATCTCGTCGCTGAAGGTGGCCGAGAACAGCAGGCTCTGCTTTTCCCTGGGCACCAGCGCGAGGATCTTCTTCACGTCGTGGATGAAGCCCATGTCGAGCATGCGGTCGGCTTCGTCGAGGATCAGCATCTGGACCTGGCTCAGGTCGAGCATGCCTTGCTGCTGCAGGTCGAGCAGGCGGCCGGGCGTGGCCACGAGGATGTCGACGCCGCTCTTGAGCTTGCTGATCTGCGGGTTCATGCCGACGCCGCCGAAGATCACGGTCGAGCTCAGCTGCAGGTACTTGCCGTAGGTGCGCACCGATTCCTCGACCTGCGCCGCGAGTTCGCGCGTGGGCGTGAGCACGAGGGCGCGGACGCCGACGCCGCCGAACTTGTTGGTCGCGCGACCGCCTTCGCTGAGCTTGTGCAGCATCGGCAGCGTGAAGGCGGCCGTCTTGCCGGTGCCGGTCTGGGCGCCGCCGAGCAGGTCGTGGCCCTCGAGCACCGCGGGGATCGCCTGCGCCTGGATGGGGGTGGGGGTGTCGTAACCGTGCTCGTGCACAGCCTTCAAGATGGCAGGGGCCAGCTTCAGTTCGTCAAAATTCATTGGAAACAATAAGCGCCATACACGGCGCAGTGGCATCGGCCCGCTTGGCGTCTGGGTGACGCCGAGCCAGTCAAGGCAGATGAAGGTCAGGGGTGGGAGCCGGAAAGTCCAGCCTCGCAAGAGGGTTGCCGAAAGGCTGATGGATTTTC
It encodes the following:
- a CDS encoding DEAD/DEAH box helicase, whose translation is MNFDELKLAPAILKAVHEHGYDTPTPIQAQAIPAVLEGHDLLGGAQTGTGKTAAFTLPMLHKLSEGGRATNKFGGVGVRALVLTPTRELAAQVEESVRTYGKYLQLSSTVIFGGVGMNPQISKLKSGVDILVATPGRLLDLQQQGMLDLSQVQMLILDEADRMLDMGFIHDVKKILALVPREKQSLLFSATFSDEIRDLAATLLRNPQSIQVTPRNTTVQRITQVIHPVGRGKKKALLAHIINENKWSQVLVFTRTKFGANSVAEFLTKNGIEAMALHGNKSQSARTQALAGFKSGEIRALVATDIAARGIDIDELPHVVNYEIPNVSEDYVHRIGRTGRAGSSGEAVSFVCMDEEGFMQEIERFTKQTIPVQFIEGFGPEEGERAEPIAMGRQTIWGGAGRPPSREVMQAAAKAARTEMLQRMRENKAGQGGGGNGGGQRRGGGGQQGRNANAGGQAQGQGPRGQGPRPAQGRGPQGPARTPHHAPHQHAPQGHLPHEERQPRHHGNSHSPTQANQVAHLRAEAVAGGAGQPDPLRTSVDHMGGGRGRGGRSGGGGYGGNRSGGGGRSGGGGGGYGGGGRSGGGGRSFGR
- a CDS encoding endonuclease/exonuclease/phosphatase family protein; amino-acid sequence: MPYIPPNYATLFVATCNLLNLANPHRVYYENQDPYDARDYERKVEWTGERFRALNADVLAVQEVWDESALKAAIARSGLRYDFVSVPGAENTPPLAGAQGTPRVGIATRLHVEHAQSFVDFPPGFAVEVPGLGVHARFERPPFLVTVRMKHGQQVHVLTVHLKSKRPKFLLDAEGRPLEDRDDRKVGVMASLRSLLMRGAEAAALRCIVIDLLERTRDPLVVMGDFNDDPHSVTTQLVAATSEVAYDKAARDVALFNAYEMQGESALKKDVAYSHIHQGFPAVLDQIFVSEEFVATSRNSLGDVRRVDYFNDHLHEGRDRSRSDHGFVRALLRLRTD
- a CDS encoding mandelate racemase/muconate lactonizing enzyme family protein; translated protein: MKITQVETIRLGEFPNILWVRLHTDEGLVGLGETFMGAEAVEAYLHEWAAQKLLGADPLQIEARNRDITGYLGWRGSGVETRGNSAVDIALWDLFGKAANMPVHTALGGKSRDAIRIYNTCAGYQYIRSAANQTSSNWGLANNNGPYEDLQGFLHHADELAESLLSEGITAMKIWPFDPAAEKSHGQYISNADLDTALEPFRKIRKAVGGRMDIMVEFHSLWRLPMAQKIARALQEFDTFWHEDAIRMDSLDLLKQYAKDCQALVCASETLSYKWGFKDYLQTGVAGVAMLDLSWCGGLTEARKIAAMADAWQLPVAPHDCTGPVVWAASTHLSLHAPNALIQESVRAFFTGWYKELVTELPKVENGMISLNDKPGLGLELLPDLHKRADAMVRVSKV